The segment GCCACATTCAGGGAATCGGTTCCTTCATCCATTGGGATCGTCACTTGCCGATCCGCGATTTCCAGCCAGCGTGGATCGAGACCAGTCGCTTCATTTCCAAATATCAGAATCAATCGTTCTGCACGAGATTCCTCCATCAGAGGCTCAGCGCGATCATCCAAAACGGTTGCGGCGACTTCATATTCCCACTCGGTTTTCAACCCTTTTAACGTCTCCTGAAGATCGGCAGGTTGGATGATGGGCAGGGAAAAGATATTTCCCATCGAGACGCGAATGGAACGTCTGGAAAAAGGATCCGTACACTGGTCCCCCACCAGCAAGGCATCCGCACCAAAAGCGCGAGCTAAACGAATCATCGTCCCCAGGTTATCCGGGTCTGCAATATGAGGACATGCGAGAAGCAAACTGCGGCGTCCTGGTTCAGGCTCTGCTAGTTTCTGTTCCTGTTTACGAAGTCCGCAAGCCAGAAAACCATGATGAAAGTCGAACCCCACCAACGATTGCATCAATTCGTGAGGGAGCACCATCAGTGAAACGCGATCAAGATATTCTTCCGGGAAGAGATGCCGTTTTTTCTCGCTGACGAGCACCGACTCGATTGGGAAGTCGGACTGCAGCAAACGCTCCACGACAAACCGGCCTTCGGCGACGAATATTTCCTGGCGGCGAGACTGGTTGGTCAGTTTCAGATCTCGATACGGCTCCAAGCGTGGATCATCGAGATCATTTAGAAAAGACTCAGTCATGGGAAGGTTATAAGCGGGGGGGGGCATCAGTGGAGCGATAAAAAGATACGATAACCATCATAGCTTCTAAGCCAGATGTTTGTCGCCCCACATGGAGAGATTCAACATCGGCCATAACCACATTCCGACTTGTTGAGGTTGCGCGCTGATTTCCGCAAGGGCAGAAGGTTGAAACAGTTCATTAGCAAAGGGGCTCTGCAGCAGTTTCTGTCCAGCCCACTTCGCCCAAGGCCCTCCCAACCAACTTTGTACCGACGTGGGAAATGACGCTTTCCTCCGTTCGGCTAGTTCCGCTGGCATCATGCGGCCGGCGACCGTTCTCAGAATTCGTTTGGATTGCAGATAGTTTTGCTGATCGAGTTCAGCCGAAGCGAGATGCGGAATTTTCTTTCCATGAGCGACATCAATTTTATATCGCTGCGGAACCCGGAACCCCTGCTCCAGCAGTCGGACATCTGTAAAGGGAACCCTGGCCTCGAGGCTGGCCTGCATGGTAGCCGAGTCCAACCGATAGAGAAGTGATTCCAGATTAACACGATGGAGCAACATGGCGTACTTGCGACGCGTGGGCAAGTCACCCCACTGTTCTAACTGACCATGATAATGATCGACCATCACCTGATCCTGTGCCGCTGCCTGCCAGATGTCGGGTTGCAATAAAGCGGGCTTCACCTGCATGGGAATCAAGCTGTTGAGTGCGAGGTAATGATCGGTCTCGGACTGAAACTCTACACGTCCGTATTGCCGCTGCATACTTTGCAGGAAGTTAGACGAGTTGGGTGCATGAATGTCGTTCGTATTCTGCTGTAACCGGTTGGCACGGACGAAGTCGTTAGCAGACCAATGCTGTGTGGCGTATCCACAAAACAGCTCATCAGCCCCTTCGCCCCCCAATGCGACTCCCACTGATTTTTTCAACTCGCGGGCGAGTCGGTAGATAATCACGTCTGTGGGTGTAGAAAGAGGCAGGCCCTGTTCGCCAATCAGGTATTCCCAATCACGCAAGTAATCGTCTGCCGACACTTTCACTTCACCATGTTCAAACCCGACGAAGTCAGCACATTGACGCGCGTATTGAAAGTCTTCCGTTTGAGGGTCGAGCGAACCACCACATTCGCTTCGCATCGATTTACCCCCCTGCCGATGAAGCATACAGGCAAGCGTACTGGAATCGACACCGCCACTGAGAAACAGCCCAACCGGAACATCGCTCACCAGTCGGTCACTGATGGCCAGATCGAGCAGTTCTTCCAGTTCATCAACGGCATCGAGGTATCGCATCGACGATTGTTCTTGCAGGGGATAATCCCAGTACGATTCAATTCGCACTCGTTCCCCATCGAATTGCAGATACTCACCTGGCATTAACTGCCAGATCCCTTTGTACATAGTCTCCCTGCCGAGAGTCAGTCGGAAGGTCGTCAGATAATGACTGAGTGCAACCGGATTCGGTTCAGCACTGAAACGGGGATGAGCGACGATTGCGGCAATCGAACTGGCAAAGAGCAGAGAACCTTCGATCTGCGTGAAGAACAACGGTTTCACACCACATCGGTCGCGGGCGAGCAACAGTTCGTCTTTAGTGAAGTCATACAAACCAAACGCAAAATCACCGTTCAGTTTCGCCAGCGTCTCAACACCCCACTCCTGATAAGCATGAGCCAGAACTTCGGTATCGCAGCGAGTATAGAATTGATGCCCGACCGCTTCGAGTTCTTTACGAAGGTCGCCGTCGTTGTAGATCTCGCCATTGTAAACAAGGACTTGTTGTTCCTGGTCGTCTACCCAAGGTTGTGTGCCGCCGTCACGATCACGTATCGCCAGACGCCGGTGGCCGAATGCGATATTTCGTTTGAAATAGCTTCCGGCATCGTCCGGACCGCGAACAGTCATACTGTCTCGCATGCGATTTAATGTTGTCAGATCAATCGCCACCGTTTTACCCGGTGCCGCGACCAACCCCAGTATGCCACACATTTGTCGCGTCGTCCCTGACAGCGGAGACCGGAAACCGCATGATCGCTGGGCTTAGAGAGGATCTCTAGTCGAATTCACCAACGTGCGTTCCTCAGGTATCGACGCGAAATCAGTGGTGGTGCAGGCATCCTGCGACACGTACGCTTGTACCGAACTGGCAGACTGGGAAGTTAGCAGCAAGCTTTCCCCGTCGAAACCAGCGGGCAACTGGTATAACCGTTACAGCTTCTCAGGTCAGGGTAACCTTGAAGAGTTTGACGTCAGCATCAGGGAAGAATTTTTTCTGTATTTTGCAGGATAATTGCTCGCTCTTCTGCAGTTAGGTCACTCGCCAACTGATAGGCATGGTTCGCTTTAACGCGTGCTTTCACCCACATCAGCACGTTTACTTCCGCTCCTTCTTTGATCTCATAATTCGCCGGTCCCGCTTCACCATCGTAAACCGTCAACGGAAGATTGTCCCAGTTGCGATCTGCAGCAACCTGCTCCAGTTCCGCCTGTGCTGCTTCTGGATCGTCCGTAAGATAGATTCCAAAGGCACGCAGCTTCTTGTTTTCAAAACTATGGGCCGTTTCGTTTACGCCTTCCAATAATTCCAATACCGGTTCATCCAATGATTTAAAGAATACGGCGATGACCGGCTTGCCACCAAACTGACAGGCATAACATAGCGTACGCCCTTTGGACTTCCCGGTAACAGCAAGCACGTTAAAGGTATCGATGGGTTCATCGACTGGTATTCCGGAGATGAACTCTGATTTATCAACGACCTTTTCTTCGGCATGGACTTCAAATACTGATAGGGAACCGATCAGCAAGAGGGAGAGCATTAGAAATGGAGAGATAAGGTTTCGCATCAATAAGGTCCTGTTCAATATCTGTTAAAAGCCCGAGATTTCATCTTGTCCGGGAAATTGAAATTTCTCAATCCCCTCTATTTTAGACGAAAGGGAATATCTCTGTCGGTGATCTATTTTACAAATCGGTCGGTTTTCAATGATTACCGGATGTGCCACAATAAAACTCAGGTTATCACGCTCGAAACGATCTTTGAACTCATCCTTGCGATTTCTTCTGGAGCTTTACCACTGTGACGAACTCCTTACGCTTTTCGGCGAATTTTCTGCTCTGTCTCTGTATTGCAGGTCTATCAAACACATTACCAGAATGCTTAGCAGAAGAAACGAATGCTCCTGCAACAAAACAGGAAACAAGCCAAGCTTATCCCCGGATCGCAGCGATCGTCACGGAGTACCGACAGAATTCGCATGCCGATGTCATCGTCAGTCGGTTAATGCAGACGAATACGCTGGACGGAAAAGGAACGAAACCAAAACTGGATCTGGTGTCGCTTTGGACCGACCAGATTCCTGAAAACGACCTTAGCCGGAAACTGGCCAAAGAACATCATGTTCCAGTCTACGATACAATCGAAGAAGCCCTGACAATGGGCACGGATAAACTGGCCGTCGATGGAATTCTGCTGGTGGCCGAACATGGCCAATACGAGATGTCCGCAACCGGGCAGATAATGTACCCCAAACTGCGTCTTTTTAAAGAGATCGAAGCTGTCTTTCGCAAGACAGGCCACGTCGTCCCAGTTTTTCACGACAAACATATTTCGGATAACTGGGAAGATGCTCAGAAAATCATGACCGGTATCCGTGAGTTGAACATTCCCTACATGGCTGGATCGTCCTTACCAGTGCTTTGGCGAATTCCAGAAGCGAATACTAAACGAGGAGAGCAGATCAAAGAAGTCGTGGCCACATCGTACAGCTCTCTGGACGCATATGGTTTTCATGCAGTCGAAATGGTGCACTGTCTCATCGATCGTAGAGCTGGGGGTGAAACGGGAGTCAAATCTGTGCAGTGCCTTGAAGGAGATGCTGTCTGGGAAGCGATGGAGCAAGGTGTCTTCGACCGAAAACTTCTGGAAGAATGTCTGGGACGTCTCACCAAACGTCCGCCACCCACGATCGATGATGTTAAAGCACAAACAGAAACACCGGTTTTGTTTATCATCAATTATAATGATGGATTAAAAGCAAGTATTCTGACTTTGGATGGTTCCGTAAGTGAGTGGACGGTTGCCTGGCGAAACGCCGAAACCGATGAATCAACATCGACTGCCTTCTGGACACAGGAAGCCCGACCGTTCATGCATTTCACTTACTTGTTGAAAGGAGCCGAGAAAATGTTCCACACCGGCAAACCGACCTGGAATGTCGAACGTACACTACTTGTCAGTGGCACACTCGACGCCCTACTGCAATCGAAAGTTGCCGGCGGAAAAGTGATTGAAACACCTTATCTGGATGTCACCTACACCCCCGAATGGGAATGGCAACAACCACCTCCTGCCCCAGTAGGTCGTCCCATCATGAACCAGTAGTGGACCGTCAAAGCGATTGTTTCAGTAGTAACAACATTTCCACGTATTGAATTTGACGAGCCAGTTGCGCAGCGTTGCTCTCTACATTGCCGGCATTTTCTGCGCAGAAATCGACAAAGCCGAAGGCATCCCAATGTTGCCCAGCGTACTGACCGGATCCAATGTCTTCCCGAGTGGCCTTGGTAGCCATCTCCTGTTGCAGACGGACGGCGTAATCGTTCAATTCTGGAAAGATATCTGACTGCCCCACACGGCGGCACCAGTATTTCGCATTTCCATAGTCAGGTTCACGGCGATGCATGATTGCATGCCAGTGATCGGCAATGGCTTCTCCTTCCCATGACTGCGATGCTTCATGGCTGGCGTTCAGAAATCCGTGTAGTTGAAAGAGAGCCGCACTTAGTTCTATACGCTGCTGCGTGTCTCCCAACTTCTTGTCAGCGGTAAGCTCTTGTATGGCGTCCCGCAACCAGTGAAACCGACGGCCGGGCTCTGCCGGCGCGAGCTTGGGTAAATCCAAGTCATTGATCTTGCAAGGTGCTCCTTCAGAGAGACTGGTCAGCTTTTGATTTTTCGCCAATTGCGACAGAATGGCCCAGAGGGGATCCTTAACCTCTTCGCTTTGCAGTTCCTCAAGCAGACGCGACAAAGCATCATGGGAAATAGCGACAGCTCCCATTTGGGTCGGGGCAATAGCCAGGCAGGCAACTTGAATGGGAGCAGACTGCCAGATTTCAGACAGCAAGCCTTCCGCTGGGTAGAGGACCACCGCCTCGCATTCACCTCTTTGAACTGTCGCTGTCGCTGTTTCCCACGCCGCAATAGTGGGACAACGATTCCCATCGGCAAATCCCAGGACTGGCGACGATGCCTGTGCTATCGCCTCCCGCACATCGTCCAGGCTCCACGAATGGAGAGGTCGATCGCTTATCTTCTTCAAGTTAAAGCCAGCGGTGTCTGCTGAGGAATCGAGCATCCCCGCGTAATACAATTCCATATCCTGTGCATTCCTGTTTGGAGAGTTTTCCAGTCGTGGTGGATGACTGTCATCAATACTGGATTCTATTTTATTAGGTTGTCTCCCAGAACGCAAAATAACAAACGCCTTCCTCATCCAGGTGACGAGGAAGACGTTTGCTACTTCAGTGGTTTTCAGTCTTCAAAAGGTCCTATCAAAAAAATAGATCTTTTCACACTCTTTAGTTTTGATTGGGCTTTAGTTTTTGATTGGCTGATTTTCCAACCTGATTTCTGAGAACCCGACCGGGACAGTGGGTGCCTCGGTCGAGTCACAGAAAATTGACTTCAGCATTTAGTGGGTGTAGGCAGACATTCCGTGTTCGGAAATGTCCAGACCTTTTTCTTCTTCTTCCGGTGAGACGCGGAGCATTCCGATCGCTTTCAGGATGAGGAAGAGCACCAACATGCTGAGAAAAGCGTAGACCGGGATAACGACAGATCCCAGGACTTGAACTCCCAGATCGTAGTCGCCGAAGATTCCAGTGGCGATACCACCCCAGACACCACAGGCCCCGTGGACAGGGAAGGCACCGACGGGATCGTCGATGCGTAACTTATCGAGTGCCACAATGGCGAGGACTACGATGACACCGGCGACAGCACCGATAATCATTCCTTCTACGTTCGTGACGCTGTCACAGTTAGCGGTAATTCCGACGAGTCCGGCAAGAATACCGTTGAGAGCCATCGACAGGTCTGGTTTGCTGAACATGATCCAGGAAAGGATTGTCGCAGCAAGACCACCTGCGGCAGCAGCCAGAGTTGTATTTGTCGCAATCAACATGGTCGCATCAATGTTCGCTTTGTCAGAGAACGCGAGCTGACTACCAGGATTAAAACCGTACCAGCCGAACCACAGGATGAAGACACCCAGCGCGGCCAATGGCAAACTGTGACCGGGCATGGGTTGCGGTTTTCCGTCCGCTCCATATTTACCCAAGCGTGGTCCGAGGACAATTGCTGCAGCCAGACCGGCGAATCCACCGACGGCGTGAACCACAATGGAACCAGCGAAGTCATAGAATCCCATCGCGTCTAACCATCCACCACCCCATTTCCAGCTACCGCTGAGAGGGTAGATGAAAGCGGTCAGAAGTGCACTGTAGACAATGTATCCATTGAATTTCATACGACCAGCAACAGCACCAGAAACGATGGTAGCGGCTGTAGCGGCGAAGACGGCTTGGAAGAAGAAGTCAACCTGTGGGTTGAGGTTTCCCGCTCCGGCATCGGTAGTTGTTTCAGCAACGCCAACTCCAGCGAAACCGAAGTAACCGTTGAAGTCACCAGGATACATAATGCCGTAGCCAACGAACCAGTACAACAGCACGCCGACGCATACGTCCATTGAGTTTTTAAACAGAATGTTGACACTGTTTTTGGAAGAGTTGAAACCTGATTCGACCATGGCGAATCCTGCTTGCATCAGGAAAACCATCACCGCACATAGGAACAACACGAAGTTGTCGAAGGCGTACTGAATCTCGGTACTGGGAGTAGGTAATGCTTCTTCTTCGGCTTCTTCCGTGGGAGTTTCTGCCGGAGCTTCCGTCTCGGCTGTTTCGTCTTGTGCGTACGCAATTGACGTGCTCGTCATTGCGGGCAAAACCAGGAGCGTTCCAAGTAGGAGCGCAATGAAAGCGCAGTTTTTAATCATTGTTTTCCCTCTGCATTGCAATCAACCCACATGGACATCTTCGAAACAGCTACCATCAAAATGGAAATCGACGGGGTTTGTTCGAGTATGAAAGAGGTCGAAAGTTAACAAGTGCGACTATTGATGAATAAGTACGATGAGCTCAGGAAGCGGCAGGTTGTGCGGCGAACGTTCCAGTCTGAAAAGTTACCGACGCGGCAGGTAACTTCAGAATCTTCGAGCGCGCCTTCGTAGGGAAAATTGCGACGCCAGTTCCTTGAAATCAATTGCCTGAATCGTCTCGACGTTCAGGAAATTGGTTCCAGGGAAAATCACCCAGCTAAATAGAGCTGCTTATGCAAAAAGCAAGAACCGTGCCCGAAGACTCAATTTGTTCCTCGTTTTTGTGTTCCGAACCACAGGACAAGGGGTTTTCTGCCTGATTCTTTCTAATAATGAAGGATCCATGTTTAATTGGTTAATCATCGATTGCTTAGAAACTATGCAGCGCCGTCAACGGAATGCGCAGATGTTGTGCGTGAGTTGCCTACCTAACGGGCGAAGAGCCCAATGAGTCGCTAAAAAGAATTAAATTCCCTTCGTAAGAGAAAGAAAAACACCTCGTATTTAGCCTCATCATCAGGCATCCTATACATAATATTCACCAGCCTTGTTCACTTTGTTCTCTACATGAGATCAAGCAACGTCGTTCCGATGTCTAAACAAGCAGCGGATTTTCG is part of the Polystyrenella longa genome and harbors:
- a CDS encoding ammonium transporter, whose product is MTSTSIAYAQDETAETEAPAETPTEEAEEEALPTPSTEIQYAFDNFVLFLCAVMVFLMQAGFAMVESGFNSSKNSVNILFKNSMDVCVGVLLYWFVGYGIMYPGDFNGYFGFAGVGVAETTTDAGAGNLNPQVDFFFQAVFAATAATIVSGAVAGRMKFNGYIVYSALLTAFIYPLSGSWKWGGGWLDAMGFYDFAGSIVVHAVGGFAGLAAAIVLGPRLGKYGADGKPQPMPGHSLPLAALGVFILWFGWYGFNPGSQLAFSDKANIDATMLIATNTTLAAAAGGLAATILSWIMFSKPDLSMALNGILAGLVGITANCDSVTNVEGMIIGAVAGVIVVLAIVALDKLRIDDPVGAFPVHGACGVWGGIATGIFGDYDLGVQVLGSVVIPVYAFLSMLVLFLILKAIGMLRVSPEEEEKGLDISEHGMSAYTH
- a CDS encoding TrmH family RNA methyltransferase, with translation MPPPAYNLPMTESFLNDLDDPRLEPYRDLKLTNQSRRQEIFVAEGRFVVERLLQSDFPIESVLVSEKKRHLFPEEYLDRVSLMVLPHELMQSLVGFDFHHGFLACGLRKQEQKLAEPEPGRRSLLLACPHIADPDNLGTMIRLARAFGADALLVGDQCTDPFSRRSIRVSMGNIFSLPIIQPADLQETLKGLKTEWEYEVAATVLDDRAEPLMEESRAERLILIFGNEATGLDPRWLEIADRQVTIPMDEGTDSLNVALSAGIFLYHYTRVAR
- the asnB gene encoding asparagine synthase (glutamine-hydrolyzing), with translation MCGILGLVAAPGKTVAIDLTTLNRMRDSMTVRGPDDAGSYFKRNIAFGHRRLAIRDRDGGTQPWVDDQEQQVLVYNGEIYNDGDLRKELEAVGHQFYTRCDTEVLAHAYQEWGVETLAKLNGDFAFGLYDFTKDELLLARDRCGVKPLFFTQIEGSLLFASSIAAIVAHPRFSAEPNPVALSHYLTTFRLTLGRETMYKGIWQLMPGEYLQFDGERVRIESYWDYPLQEQSSMRYLDAVDELEELLDLAISDRLVSDVPVGLFLSGGVDSSTLACMLHRQGGKSMRSECGGSLDPQTEDFQYARQCADFVGFEHGEVKVSADDYLRDWEYLIGEQGLPLSTPTDVIIYRLARELKKSVGVALGGEGADELFCGYATQHWSANDFVRANRLQQNTNDIHAPNSSNFLQSMQRQYGRVEFQSETDHYLALNSLIPMQVKPALLQPDIWQAAAQDQVMVDHYHGQLEQWGDLPTRRKYAMLLHRVNLESLLYRLDSATMQASLEARVPFTDVRLLEQGFRVPQRYKIDVAHGKKIPHLASAELDQQNYLQSKRILRTVAGRMMPAELAERRKASFPTSVQSWLGGPWAKWAGQKLLQSPFANELFQPSALAEISAQPQQVGMWLWPMLNLSMWGDKHLA